A single genomic interval of halophilic archaeon DL31 harbors:
- a CDS encoding hypothetical protein (KEGG: hbo:Hbor_21410 hypothetical protein) yields MVTKPQFAENANFSNGLAAVALFVVFAAIFLTTTFPEPAGFPQDASLVAGIGYAMFDLTGQSPVPTEGFLAAFEMVDIVLVGALVAAVMLASHESDRVKGMVTALTDGGSPTRAATEEHRSASSRAMPGNGEDGVADQSADDGGEQ; encoded by the coding sequence ATGGTGACCAAACCGCAGTTCGCCGAAAACGCGAACTTCAGCAACGGACTTGCAGCAGTGGCCCTGTTCGTCGTCTTCGCCGCCATCTTCCTGACAACAACGTTCCCCGAACCCGCCGGCTTCCCGCAGGACGCATCGCTCGTGGCCGGCATCGGCTACGCGATGTTCGACCTGACGGGCCAGTCGCCGGTCCCCACCGAGGGGTTCCTGGCGGCGTTCGAGATGGTCGACATCGTCCTCGTCGGCGCACTCGTCGCCGCCGTGATGCTCGCGAGCCACGAGAGTGACCGCGTGAAAGGGATGGTTACCGCACTGACGGATGGAGGCTCGCCGACGCGAGCAGCCACGGAGGAACACCGTTCCGCTAGCAGCCGGGCTATGCCCGGCAACGGCGAGGACGGTGTGGCCGACCAGTCTGCCGACGATGGGGGTGAGCAGTGA
- a CDS encoding NAD(P)H-quinone oxidoreductase subunit 4L (KEGG: hje:HacjB3_11660 NADH dehydrogenase-like complex subunit K~HAMAP: NAD(P)H-quinone oxidoreductase subunit 4L~PFAM: NADH:ubiquinone/quinone oxidoreductase, chain 4L) — translation MVPAEYYLLLSAAVFCIGLYGLLTRENALLFLMSVELMLNAANINFIAFSLQWGNLTGQVFSLFLMALAAAEVAVGIGIILVLYRNFKEINVTVPRSMRW, via the coding sequence ATGGTGCCAGCGGAGTACTACCTGCTGCTCTCGGCGGCCGTCTTCTGTATCGGCCTCTACGGTCTGCTGACCCGTGAGAACGCGCTGCTGTTCCTGATGTCGGTGGAGCTGATGCTCAACGCCGCGAACATCAACTTCATCGCGTTCAGCCTGCAGTGGGGCAACCTTACCGGGCAGGTGTTCTCGCTGTTCTTGATGGCGCTTGCGGCAGCCGAAGTGGCTGTCGGCATCGGCATCATCCTCGTACTGTACCGCAACTTCAAGGAAATCAACGTGACCGTTCCTCGGTCGATGAGGTGGTAA